Proteins from a single region of Candidatus Rubrimentiphilum sp.:
- a CDS encoding NAD-dependent epimerase/dehydratase family protein has protein sequence MPTDRVFLTGASGFVGSHILRELLNAGYSVRALARDRHPEVSKDPEPFVKLRTGFVEGRSDKLEIVAGDLTRVGDFARSLEGCRYVVHCAALYSFAPRDRAAMEKTNVRGTAGLMEAARVAGVERVVLTSSTGTLHESHSAYHRSKVLQERAAFAGRVPVVALLPSAPVGPGDWKPTPTGKLVLDFTCGRIFVKPPHGGLNMVPVEDVARAHVTALERGRPGERYILGGEDLTFDRVWELLSAVTGRPLPRGRIPYPLLIAIASVDEVRSRLFRADPLIPLEGVRLSRELMYADSTKAARELDFHPGSVKAALERAVEWYRAHGYCS, from the coding sequence TTGCCCACTGACCGCGTTTTCCTGACCGGTGCGAGCGGCTTCGTCGGCTCGCACATTCTTCGCGAACTTTTAAACGCCGGGTATTCGGTGCGCGCTTTGGCGCGTGATCGTCATCCTGAGGTATCGAAGGACCCTGAGCCCTTCGTCAAGCTCAGGACAGGCTTTGTCGAAGGGCGCTCCGATAAACTAGAAATCGTGGCGGGTGACTTAACGCGGGTCGGCGATTTTGCGCGATCGTTGGAAGGCTGCCGTTACGTCGTACACTGCGCCGCGCTGTACTCTTTCGCGCCGCGCGATCGGGCCGCGATGGAAAAAACCAACGTGCGCGGGACTGCGGGTTTGATGGAAGCGGCGCGCGTTGCCGGAGTCGAGCGCGTGGTGCTGACGTCGAGCACGGGAACGCTGCACGAATCTCATTCCGCATACCATCGCTCGAAAGTATTGCAGGAGCGCGCAGCCTTTGCCGGCCGCGTTCCCGTGGTGGCGCTGTTGCCGAGCGCGCCGGTCGGGCCGGGCGATTGGAAACCCACGCCTACCGGAAAGCTCGTGCTCGATTTTACGTGTGGCCGGATCTTCGTGAAGCCGCCGCATGGCGGATTGAACATGGTTCCGGTTGAGGACGTCGCGCGCGCACACGTTACGGCGCTCGAGCGCGGACGGCCCGGCGAGCGATATATTTTAGGCGGCGAAGATTTGACGTTCGATCGTGTGTGGGAGCTCTTGAGTGCCGTTACGGGGCGGCCGTTGCCGCGTGGCCGCATACCCTATCCGTTATTGATTGCGATTGCTTCTGTTGACGAAGTACGAAGCCGGCTGTTTCGTGCCGATCCGCTGATTCCGCTTGAGGGCGTGCGCCTTTCGCGCGAGTTGATGTATGCGGACAGCACTAAAGCCGCGCGCGAATTGGATTTTCATCCCGGGTCCGTGAAAGCCGCGCTCGAGCGCGCGGTGGAATGGTATCGGGCGCATGGCTATTGCAGCTGA